In Ensifer canadensis, a genomic segment contains:
- a CDS encoding peroxiredoxin: MTLAINDIAPDFQAETTEGKIQFHDWIGDSWAVLFSHPKDFTPVCTTELGYMAKIKPEFDRRGVKIIGLSVDPLDRHAGWVSDIAETQGATPNFPMIADVDYNVSKLYGMLPAPVSGDPTQRTAADNQTVRNVFVVGPDKKVKLILIYPMTTGRNFDEVLRVIDSLQLTAKHKVATPVNWKNGEDVIIAGSVSDEEAKQKYPEGWRAPKPYIRIVPQPK; this comes from the coding sequence GTGACACTTGCAATCAACGACATCGCACCGGATTTCCAGGCGGAAACCACGGAAGGCAAGATCCAGTTTCACGACTGGATCGGCGATTCCTGGGCCGTGCTGTTCTCGCATCCGAAGGATTTCACGCCAGTCTGCACCACCGAGCTTGGCTACATGGCCAAGATCAAGCCGGAATTCGACCGGCGCGGGGTAAAGATCATCGGGCTCTCCGTCGATCCGCTCGACCGCCACGCCGGCTGGGTCAGCGACATCGCGGAAACGCAGGGAGCCACGCCGAACTTTCCGATGATCGCCGACGTCGACTACAACGTGTCGAAGCTCTACGGCATGCTGCCGGCGCCGGTATCGGGCGACCCGACGCAGCGCACCGCCGCCGATAACCAGACTGTGCGCAACGTCTTCGTCGTCGGGCCGGACAAGAAGGTCAAGCTGATCCTGATCTATCCGATGACCACCGGTCGCAACTTCGACGAGGTGCTGCGGGTGATCGATTCGCTGCAGCTGACGGCCAAGCACAAGGTGGCAACGCCGGTGAACTGGAAGAACGGCGAAGACGTGATCATCGCCGGCTCGGTCAGCGACGAGGAAGCCAAGCAGAAGTATCCGGAAGGCTGGCGCGCACCAAAACCCTATATCCGGATCGTGCCGCAGCCGAAGTAA
- a CDS encoding L,D-transpeptidase, protein MTRARKLGLVMLAAGVCLGPLVALAQTQIYDARTKKWVNYDKKKARQYFARNNQLPEAFRRQVVPFRTAEKPGTIIIDGNQHFLYLVQPGGQAIRYGIGVGREGFGWAGIVRVGRTAEWPTWTPPAEMVARDPNAAKWAAGMPGGPDNPLGARALYLYEGDQDTIYRIHGTVEPWTIGLDVSSGCIRMNNDDVTDLHSRVEVGAKVIVLMQGAALYKGV, encoded by the coding sequence ATGACCCGGGCGCGCAAGCTCGGGCTGGTGATGCTGGCCGCAGGCGTTTGTCTCGGCCCCCTGGTGGCGCTGGCGCAGACCCAGATCTATGACGCCAGGACCAAGAAATGGGTCAACTACGACAAGAAGAAAGCGCGGCAATATTTTGCCCGCAACAATCAGCTGCCCGAGGCCTTTCGCCGGCAGGTGGTGCCGTTCCGCACGGCGGAAAAGCCGGGCACGATCATCATCGACGGCAACCAGCATTTTCTCTATCTGGTCCAGCCCGGCGGGCAGGCGATCCGCTACGGCATCGGTGTCGGCCGCGAGGGCTTCGGCTGGGCCGGCATCGTGCGCGTCGGGCGCACGGCGGAGTGGCCGACCTGGACGCCGCCGGCCGAAATGGTGGCGCGCGATCCGAACGCTGCGAAATGGGCGGCAGGCATGCCCGGCGGCCCGGACAACCCGCTCGGCGCCCGCGCGCTCTATCTCTATGAGGGCGACCAGGACACGATCTACCGCATCCACGGGACGGTGGAGCCCTGGACCATCGGGCTCGACGTGTCGTCCGGCTGCATCCGCATGAACAATGATGACGTCACCGACCTGCACTCACGCGTGGAGGTCGGGGCGAAGGTGATCGTGCTGATGCAGGGCGCGGCACTCTACAAGGGTGTTTGA
- a CDS encoding NAD(P)-dependent oxidoreductase produces the protein MKPSMSVLGTGRMGSALARALLQAGYRTTVWNRTREKAEPLTALGATLAPTVRQAIDASEIVIVNVSDYAATAALLRANDVAPGLAGKLIVELTSGTPEGARETSGWAATHGAQYIDGAILATPDFIGTDAGTILLSGALEPFTANETVFRALGGNVQHIGTEPGRANALDSALLALMWGALFGGLHAIAVCRAEDIDVGELGRQWKATAPVVEGLVADLIKRTGAGRFASDAETLSSISPHYGAFQHLKDLMEARSIDRTVVDGYDAIFSRAIASGHLHDDFAALSQFMGKA, from the coding sequence ATGAAGCCATCAATGAGTGTTTTGGGAACGGGACGCATGGGATCGGCGCTGGCGCGCGCCCTGCTCCAGGCCGGGTATCGCACCACGGTCTGGAACAGGACAAGGGAGAAAGCCGAGCCGCTCACGGCACTCGGCGCCACCTTAGCGCCGACCGTCCGCCAGGCGATTGACGCGTCCGAGATCGTCATCGTCAATGTCAGCGACTATGCCGCCACCGCAGCGTTGCTGCGCGCAAACGACGTTGCGCCCGGCCTGGCAGGCAAGCTGATCGTTGAGTTGACCTCGGGGACGCCTGAGGGCGCGCGCGAAACCAGCGGGTGGGCCGCGACCCATGGCGCCCAATACATCGATGGCGCCATCCTGGCGACGCCCGACTTCATCGGCACCGATGCGGGCACGATCCTGCTATCGGGCGCGCTTGAACCCTTCACCGCCAACGAGACTGTGTTTCGCGCGCTCGGCGGCAATGTCCAGCACATCGGCACCGAACCGGGGCGCGCCAACGCGCTCGATAGCGCCCTCCTCGCGCTGATGTGGGGGGCGCTCTTCGGCGGGCTGCACGCGATCGCCGTCTGCCGAGCCGAAGACATCGACGTTGGCGAACTGGGACGCCAATGGAAGGCGACCGCGCCCGTCGTCGAAGGGCTGGTCGCCGACCTGATCAAGCGGACCGGTGCCGGACGGTTTGCCAGCGACGCGGAAACGCTGTCGTCGATCTCGCCGCATTACGGCGCGTTCCAGCATCTCAAGGACCTGATGGAAGCGCGCAGCATCGATCGGACCGTAGTCGACGGTTATGACGCGATCTTCAGCCGGGCGATTGCATCGGGCCATCTGCATGACGACTTCGCCGCCCTCTCCCAGTTCATGGGCAAGGCGTAG
- a CDS encoding class I SAM-dependent DNA methyltransferase: protein MTSTRDDTMAFYRDNAETYAARDRQPPTDRLAAFIARLSPGAAVLDLGCGGGHDSLHLIEAGLEVTPCDGSAELARAAERRIGRKVEIVTFQDIERSQRFDAIWAEASLLHVPRTELPDVLVRVHRALRPGGLLQASFKAGEREGHDRFGRYFNYPSAAWLRTCFEWAGWSNIHIEEADGGGYDNQPTRWLHVTATADHATPRSGLLPSCARRRTLRASVSTIDRKMKGPRVQEDCTARSNCRFARLLPVSLNPIRFKDKNLRPFKVRQRRLRV from the coding sequence GTGACGAGCACACGCGACGATACCATGGCCTTCTACCGCGACAACGCCGAGACTTATGCGGCACGCGACCGTCAACCGCCGACGGATCGTCTCGCCGCCTTCATCGCCCGGCTTTCGCCCGGTGCCGCTGTGCTCGATCTCGGCTGCGGTGGCGGCCACGACAGCCTGCATCTGATCGAGGCAGGGCTCGAAGTCACGCCCTGCGACGGATCTGCGGAACTGGCGCGCGCGGCAGAGCGGCGGATCGGCCGCAAGGTCGAGATCGTCACCTTTCAGGACATCGAGCGGAGCCAGAGGTTCGACGCCATCTGGGCGGAAGCCTCGCTGTTGCACGTGCCGCGCACCGAATTGCCTGACGTGCTGGTGCGGGTGCACAGGGCCTTGCGGCCGGGCGGCCTGCTGCAGGCGAGTTTCAAGGCGGGCGAACGGGAAGGCCACGACCGCTTCGGCCGTTACTTCAACTATCCCTCGGCAGCCTGGCTCCGGACCTGTTTCGAATGGGCCGGATGGTCGAACATCCACATCGAAGAAGCGGACGGCGGCGGCTACGACAACCAGCCGACCCGCTGGCTGCATGTGACGGCCACGGCTGACCACGCAACGCCTCGAAGCGGGCTGCTTCCCTCCTGCGCACGCAGACGGACACTCCGCGCGTCGGTCAGCACCATCGATCGAAAAATGAAAGGACCACGCGTTCAGGAGGACTGTACCGCCCGCAGCAACTGCCGCTTTGCGCGGCTACTGCCTGTTTCCTTAAATCCTATTCGATTTAAGGATAAAAACTTGCGGCCATTCAAAGTGCGACAGCGACGTTTGCGCGTCTAA
- a CDS encoding adenylate/guanylate cyclase domain-containing protein: MSDTRKIAAILVADVVGYSRLAGADEERILARLRTLRSDLIDPTIAVYNGRIVKRTGDGSLIEFRSVVDAVRCAIEVQSAMLERNAGVPEDRRIEFRIGIHLGDVVEESDGDLMGDGVNIASRLEGIARPGAICLSEDAYRQVKARLDLTATDLGATQLKNIVEPIRIYALEIGVARAANGPAPAPTPAKAQPPSPYRLPEKPSIAVLAFDNMSGDAEQEYFSDGISEDIITDLSRLSELHVIARNSSFVYKNAAVSVPEVAKALGVRYVLEGSVRKAGNRVRVTAQLIDANDGGHVWANRFDRDLTDIFAVQDELTREIVTALKVQLTGGDKSSLAGGRPVDVKAYELLLRGREQASAHTLLANAAARSLAEAAVAIDPDYAAAHALIAFTHVLDYINDWSADPEQSLSTGRALAERAVAMADDQPDCHCALSVACMWMRELDRARDEAHLGLALAPNSVQLHMALAHALIFSGEPKAALDELDISMRLDPLYPEVLLQFLADAHFSLGAYETAILAIEARLMRNPHSETAFALLASCHGHLGHLDQSRQAWNRALELNPNFSIPRRRRVLPFRNPDDFERRVEGLRKAGLVE; encoded by the coding sequence ATGAGCGATACGCGAAAAATTGCGGCCATCCTTGTCGCCGACGTGGTCGGGTACAGCCGGCTCGCCGGCGCCGACGAGGAGCGTATCCTGGCGCGGCTGCGCACGCTGCGCAGCGACCTGATCGACCCCACCATCGCCGTCTACAACGGCCGCATCGTCAAGCGCACCGGCGATGGCAGCCTCATCGAGTTCCGCAGCGTCGTCGATGCCGTGCGCTGCGCCATCGAGGTGCAGAGCGCCATGCTGGAGCGCAACGCCGGCGTGCCCGAGGACCGGCGCATCGAGTTCCGCATTGGCATCCACCTCGGCGATGTCGTCGAGGAAAGCGACGGCGACCTGATGGGCGACGGCGTCAACATCGCCTCGCGGCTGGAAGGCATCGCCCGCCCCGGCGCGATCTGCCTTTCCGAGGATGCCTACCGTCAGGTCAAGGCGCGGCTGGACCTTACGGCAACCGACCTTGGTGCCACGCAGCTGAAGAACATCGTCGAGCCGATCCGGATCTACGCGCTGGAGATCGGCGTTGCCCGCGCGGCCAATGGCCCCGCCCCTGCCCCGACGCCGGCAAAGGCGCAGCCGCCGAGCCCGTACCGCCTGCCGGAAAAGCCTTCGATCGCCGTGCTCGCCTTCGACAACATGAGCGGCGATGCCGAGCAGGAATATTTCTCCGACGGTATCAGCGAGGACATCATCACCGACCTTTCCCGGCTGTCGGAGCTGCATGTCATCGCCCGCAACTCGTCCTTCGTCTACAAGAACGCGGCGGTGTCCGTGCCTGAGGTCGCCAAGGCGCTCGGCGTGCGCTACGTGCTCGAAGGCAGCGTGCGCAAGGCCGGCAACCGCGTGCGCGTCACCGCGCAATTGATCGACGCCAACGATGGCGGCCACGTCTGGGCCAATCGCTTCGACCGCGATCTCACCGATATCTTCGCGGTGCAGGACGAACTGACGCGGGAGATCGTCACTGCGCTGAAAGTCCAGTTGACCGGCGGCGACAAAAGCTCACTTGCCGGCGGCCGCCCGGTCGACGTCAAGGCCTACGAGCTGCTCTTGCGCGGCCGCGAGCAGGCGTCTGCGCACACGCTGCTCGCCAATGCTGCCGCACGCAGCCTCGCCGAAGCCGCTGTTGCCATCGACCCCGACTATGCCGCCGCCCATGCGCTCATCGCCTTCACCCATGTGCTCGACTATATCAACGACTGGAGCGCCGATCCCGAGCAGTCGCTGAGCACCGGCCGTGCGCTTGCCGAACGGGCAGTCGCGATGGCGGACGACCAGCCCGACTGCCACTGCGCGCTCAGCGTCGCCTGCATGTGGATGAGAGAGCTGGACCGGGCGCGGGACGAGGCGCATCTGGGGCTGGCGCTGGCGCCCAACTCGGTGCAGCTCCACATGGCGCTCGCCCATGCGCTGATCTTCTCCGGCGAACCGAAGGCAGCGCTCGACGAACTCGACATCTCCATGCGGCTCGACCCGCTCTATCCCGAAGTGCTTTTACAGTTCCTCGCCGACGCCCACTTTTCGCTCGGCGCTTACGAAACGGCGATCCTGGCGATCGAGGCCCGACTGATGCGAAACCCGCATTCGGAAACCGCCTTTGCCCTGCTCGCCTCCTGCCACGGCCATCTCGGCCATCTGGACCAAAGCCGCCAGGCCTGGAACCGCGCGCTGGAACTCAACCCCAATTTCTCCATCCCCCGCCGCCGCCGCGTCCTGCCCTTCCGCAACCCGGATGATTTTGAGCGTCGAGTGGAAGGGTTGCGCAAGGCGGGGCTGGTGGAGTGA
- a CDS encoding cold-shock protein, which produces MNTGTVKFFNTTKGFGFIAPDDGATDVFVHASAVERAGMSSLVEGQKVRFDIVRDARSGKSAADNLSAA; this is translated from the coding sequence ATGAATACTGGAACCGTAAAGTTCTTCAACACCACCAAGGGTTTTGGCTTCATCGCTCCGGACGACGGCGCAACCGACGTTTTCGTGCACGCTTCTGCTGTTGAACGCGCTGGCATGAGCTCGCTCGTTGAAGGCCAGAAGGTCCGTTTCGACATCGTTCGCGATGCACGTTCGGGCAAGAGCGCTGCCGACAACCTGTCGGCTGCGTAA
- a CDS encoding glutathione S-transferase family protein, which produces MMKLYGLGPTRSLRALWALQELDADFEFVPVNLLGGENRHPDFLRLNPAGKVPVLVDGDLVLTESAAIVFYLAEKYADKGLMPTDLNERAQAYRWTLFAVTELEQPLWRIAKHTFLYPEDKRLPEDIALAKEEFVAMAEVLERHMDGRTFVIGDRISIADCVTVYVIDWGNEVGLIDGFPNLKAYLERMYARAKAPPRIADALASLEAAG; this is translated from the coding sequence ATGATGAAACTCTATGGATTGGGTCCGACACGTTCGCTTCGTGCCCTTTGGGCGCTTCAGGAGCTTGATGCGGACTTCGAGTTCGTGCCGGTCAACCTGCTGGGCGGCGAAAACCGTCACCCCGATTTTCTGCGCCTCAACCCCGCCGGAAAGGTTCCGGTACTGGTCGACGGAGACCTGGTGCTGACGGAATCCGCCGCGATCGTGTTCTATCTGGCCGAGAAATACGCCGACAAGGGGCTGATGCCCACCGACTTGAACGAGCGGGCGCAGGCCTATCGCTGGACGCTGTTTGCCGTCACCGAGCTGGAGCAGCCGCTATGGCGGATCGCCAAGCACACATTCCTATACCCCGAAGACAAGCGTCTGCCCGAGGACATTGCGCTTGCCAAGGAGGAGTTTGTGGCGATGGCTGAGGTGCTCGAGCGTCACATGGACGGGCGTACGTTCGTCATCGGCGACCGCATCAGCATCGCCGATTGCGTCACCGTCTATGTCATCGACTGGGGCAATGAGGTCGGGCTGATCGACGGGTTCCCCAATCTCAAGGCCTATCTCGAGCGAATGTATGCGCGCGCCAAGGCGCCGCCGCGGATCGCCGACGCTCTTGCAAGCCTCGAGGCTGCGGGCTGA
- a CDS encoding MBL fold metallo-hydrolase has translation MIFRQLFDSTSGTYTYLIASRQGGEALIIDPVLEKVDRYLQLVRELDLKLVKAVDTHLHADHITGLGALRDRTHCITVMGEQTAADVVSMRVAEGDRVSIEGLSLDVLYTPGHTDDSYSFLTGGRVFTGDTLLIRGTGRTDFQNGDPRQQYDSIFNKLLKLPDDTLVYPAHDYKGDTVSTIGEEKRFNPRLKVQSVDEYVDLMNNLNLPNPKMMDVAVPANIHVGLHQDEIAAKGWAVSAVEALALRGRSDVAIVDLREKAEREKHGAIPGALHAPYPELRENIGAGGMLHELALATGKRIVFYCAFGERSAMAVQAAQAAGLISACHIEGGIDAWKKANGPLVR, from the coding sequence ATGATCTTCCGCCAACTCTTCGACAGTACGTCCGGCACCTATACCTACCTCATTGCCTCCAGGCAGGGGGGAGAGGCGCTGATCATCGACCCGGTTCTGGAAAAGGTCGACCGCTATCTGCAGCTGGTGCGCGAGCTTGACCTGAAACTGGTCAAGGCGGTCGACACGCATCTGCATGCCGACCACATCACCGGGCTCGGGGCGCTGCGCGATCGCACCCATTGCATCACCGTCATGGGCGAGCAAACGGCGGCCGATGTGGTTTCGATGCGGGTGGCCGAGGGCGACCGTGTTTCGATCGAGGGCCTCAGCCTCGACGTGCTCTACACGCCTGGCCATACGGACGACAGCTATTCGTTCCTGACGGGTGGGCGGGTGTTTACCGGCGACACGCTGCTCATCCGCGGCACGGGGCGCACGGATTTCCAGAACGGCGACCCGCGCCAGCAATATGATTCGATCTTCAACAAGCTCTTGAAGCTGCCCGACGACACGCTGGTCTATCCGGCCCACGACTATAAGGGCGACACGGTCTCGACCATCGGCGAGGAAAAGCGCTTCAATCCGCGCCTCAAGGTGCAATCGGTCGACGAATATGTCGACCTGATGAACAATCTCAACCTGCCGAACCCGAAGATGATGGATGTGGCAGTGCCGGCCAATATCCATGTCGGCCTGCATCAGGACGAGATCGCCGCCAAGGGCTGGGCGGTTTCGGCGGTGGAAGCCCTGGCGCTCAGGGGCCGTTCGGATGTCGCAATCGTCGATCTGCGCGAGAAGGCGGAGCGGGAAAAGCACGGCGCCATTCCCGGTGCGCTGCACGCACCCTATCCGGAACTGCGGGAAAACATCGGCGCTGGCGGCATGCTGCATGAACTGGCGCTTGCGACGGGCAAGCGCATCGTTTTTTATTGCGCCTTCGGCGAACGCTCGGCGATGGCGGTCCAGGCGGCGCAAGCCGCCGGACTGATCAGCGCCTGCCATATCGAGGGCGGCATCGATGCCTGGAAAAAGGCAAACGGGCCGCTGGTGCGCTAA
- a CDS encoding winged helix-turn-helix transcriptional regulator, giving the protein MNPTMENCGFATALKAIEGKWKVDILCELGKAARRFGRLRQSIPAISEKMLAQQLRELEADGLVDRTVYSSLPAKVVYSLTERGAALNVAAAALCRWGEEGGRHGKGSVAVVDDAVVA; this is encoded by the coding sequence GTGAACCCGACCATGGAAAATTGCGGCTTTGCCACCGCACTCAAGGCGATCGAGGGCAAGTGGAAGGTCGATATCCTCTGCGAGCTTGGAAAGGCGGCGCGCCGGTTTGGCCGCCTACGCCAGTCCATCCCGGCGATCAGCGAAAAGATGCTGGCCCAGCAGCTGCGCGAGCTGGAGGCGGATGGACTGGTCGATCGTACGGTTTATTCGTCGCTGCCGGCAAAGGTTGTCTACTCCCTGACGGAGCGCGGCGCGGCGCTCAACGTTGCGGCCGCCGCCTTGTGTCGTTGGGGGGAAGAGGGCGGTCGGCATGGCAAGGGTTCAGTGGCCGTCGTCGACGATGCTGTGGTTGCCTGA
- a CDS encoding putative quinol monooxygenase, with amino-acid sequence MKTCGNSKCYSDLCASNKTRGAVGCLDLSISEDSVDPSRVNMMELWESEAALRAWRKIAKPPKTDVKFDAGNVRKHEISHSGPPF; translated from the coding sequence ATAAAAACATGTGGCAATTCAAAGTGCTACAGCGACCTTTGCGCATCTAATAAGACGCGCGGCGCTGTAGGCTGCCTCGACCTGTCGATCAGCGAAGACTCCGTCGATCCTTCCCGTGTTAACATGATGGAACTGTGGGAATCCGAAGCCGCCCTCAGGGCTTGGAGAAAAATAGCGAAGCCGCCCAAAACCGATGTGAAATTCGATGCAGGGAATGTGCGCAAACATGAGATCAGCCATTCGGGGCCGCCGTTTTGA
- a CDS encoding cold-shock protein has translation MRFDFNRGYGFVQPEDGGRAVYVDARALYRSGIKSIFPGQTFRFEIWKDEKGRIAARNLRL, from the coding sequence ATGCGTTTCGACTTCAATCGCGGCTACGGCTTCGTTCAGCCGGAAGACGGTGGTCGCGCAGTCTACGTCGATGCGCGGGCGCTCTATAGGTCAGGCATCAAATCGATCTTTCCCGGGCAGACTTTCCGCTTCGAGATCTGGAAAGACGAAAAGGGGCGCATCGCCGCCCGCAACCTGCGGCTCTGA
- a CDS encoding metal-dependent hydrolase, which produces MFVAHLPAGYLLSRFIARGRPTQSGAIIATGIVCSVLPDFDLAYFYLVDGRRTAHHDYWTHTPLFWLAAAAALALALTLSGRRNQLILVSVGLANVLLHLLLDSVAADIRWFHPLSDLRVNLVHVQALYKPWYLNFLFHWTFMAELLIVVSAAVAATLDWRRWRGRVAALPAVK; this is translated from the coding sequence TTGTTCGTTGCTCATTTGCCGGCGGGCTACCTGCTCAGCCGTTTCATCGCGCGTGGTAGACCGACTCAATCCGGCGCGATCATTGCCACAGGGATTGTCTGTTCGGTGCTGCCGGATTTTGATCTCGCCTATTTCTATCTGGTCGACGGCCGGCGAACGGCGCACCATGACTATTGGACGCACACGCCGCTGTTCTGGCTGGCTGCCGCAGCAGCTCTGGCGCTGGCGTTGACGCTGAGTGGCAGGCGCAATCAGCTCATTCTCGTCAGCGTCGGGCTCGCGAACGTGCTGTTGCATCTGCTCCTGGACTCGGTCGCCGCCGATATTCGCTGGTTCCATCCGTTATCGGATCTTCGCGTGAACCTCGTGCACGTCCAGGCGCTCTACAAACCCTGGTATCTCAACTTCCTCTTCCACTGGACCTTCATGGCCGAGCTGCTGATCGTGGTTTCGGCCGCCGTCGCCGCCACGCTCGACTGGCGGCGATGGCGCGGCCGGGTGGCTGCACTGCCTGCGGTCAAATAA
- a CDS encoding ABC transporter substrate-binding protein encodes MSACLVLLLGSAAPVMAADLVIAMPNWPSGQATANILKVSIAKKFGLDAEVKELGTLNAFVGFETGDVDIQPEVWQPNFGDIVKKYVTDKGVATLSARSVPAWQGLCATPEAAATIKTIADLSDPEKTKILDTDGDGKGELWIGAPTWLSTGIERTRANSYGYGANLTLFEAEEEVAMAGVDAAIATARPMVFYCYAPHHVFELHKIARIEEPPHDPAKWKIVGADDPLWISKSTAATSWDAAHFQIAYATGFGKKHPDIAKFLDQVDFSPEEVTKMSYALEVERQAPADYAKKWVDDNTARIDGWAKP; translated from the coding sequence ATGTCTGCTTGCCTGGTGCTTCTGCTCGGCTCCGCTGCCCCCGTGATGGCGGCGGATCTGGTGATCGCCATGCCCAACTGGCCGTCCGGCCAGGCGACGGCCAATATCCTCAAGGTCAGCATTGCCAAGAAATTCGGCCTTGATGCCGAGGTCAAGGAGCTCGGCACGCTCAACGCCTTCGTCGGCTTCGAGACCGGCGATGTCGATATCCAGCCGGAAGTCTGGCAGCCCAATTTCGGGGACATCGTCAAGAAATATGTGACAGACAAGGGTGTGGCAACGCTCAGCGCACGCAGCGTGCCCGCCTGGCAGGGGCTCTGTGCCACGCCGGAGGCGGCAGCGACGATCAAGACGATCGCCGACCTTAGCGACCCCGAGAAGACCAAGATCCTCGACACCGACGGCGACGGCAAGGGCGAGCTCTGGATCGGCGCGCCGACCTGGCTTTCGACCGGTATCGAGCGCACCCGGGCCAACAGCTATGGCTATGGCGCCAACCTGACGCTGTTCGAGGCGGAAGAAGAGGTGGCAATGGCAGGGGTTGACGCGGCGATCGCGACGGCGCGGCCGATGGTGTTTTACTGCTATGCTCCGCACCACGTCTTCGAGCTGCACAAGATTGCGCGCATCGAGGAGCCGCCGCACGATCCGGCCAAGTGGAAGATCGTCGGTGCGGATGACCCCTTGTGGATCAGCAAGTCGACGGCTGCGACCTCCTGGGACGCGGCGCATTTCCAGATCGCCTACGCCACCGGCTTCGGCAAGAAACATCCTGACATCGCCAAGTTCCTGGATCAGGTCGATTTCTCGCCGGAAGAAGTGACGAAGATGAGCTACGCGCTGGAGGTCGAGCGGCAGGCGCCGGCCGACTACGCGAAGAAATGGGTGGACGACAACACGGCACGCATCGACGGGTGGGCGAAACCATGA
- the yddG gene encoding aromatic amino acid exporter YddG, with translation MTTIPTLIGFLAIVTWSFLALLSTAAGPIPPFQLAAMTFLLGGLVGASSWVFRPAAIKSLRQPWQVWALGTAGLCIYHCAYFFAIQSAPPVEVSLIAYLWPLLIVVFAAFLPGERLQLHHILGVILGLAGAILVITKGGSVGLAEGVKPGHLIALFCAFVWSGYSVLSRRFGQVPTDVVAGYCLITAVVALALHLTLETTVWPETSVQWAAIAILGAIPLGAGFYAWDYGCKHGDIMILGAVSYAAPLLSVIVLLLAGFGMFHWSIAVACVMITVGAMLAAKDMLFKPRRTARQAEPKFERGR, from the coding sequence ATGACGACGATACCGACGCTGATCGGCTTTCTGGCGATCGTGACCTGGTCGTTCCTTGCGCTTCTTTCCACCGCTGCCGGGCCGATCCCGCCGTTTCAGCTGGCCGCGATGACGTTTCTGCTTGGCGGGCTTGTCGGAGCCTCGAGCTGGGTCTTTCGTCCGGCCGCAATCAAGTCGCTGCGCCAGCCATGGCAGGTCTGGGCGCTCGGCACTGCCGGGCTCTGCATCTACCACTGCGCCTATTTCTTCGCGATCCAGTCGGCGCCGCCGGTCGAGGTGAGCCTGATCGCCTATCTGTGGCCGTTGCTGATCGTGGTGTTTGCGGCATTCCTGCCGGGCGAGAGGCTGCAGTTGCACCACATTCTCGGCGTGATCCTCGGTCTCGCCGGCGCCATTCTGGTGATTACCAAGGGCGGCAGCGTCGGGCTGGCCGAGGGCGTGAAGCCTGGCCATCTGATCGCCCTGTTCTGCGCCTTCGTCTGGTCCGGCTATTCCGTACTGTCGCGCCGGTTCGGCCAGGTGCCAACCGATGTGGTGGCGGGTTATTGCCTGATCACCGCAGTCGTTGCGCTTGCGCTGCATCTGACACTGGAAACCACCGTCTGGCCGGAAACGTCGGTGCAATGGGCCGCGATCGCCATTCTGGGCGCTATACCGCTCGGAGCGGGTTTCTACGCCTGGGACTATGGCTGCAAGCACGGCGACATCATGATCCTCGGCGCTGTTTCTTATGCCGCGCCGCTGCTCTCGGTCATCGTCCTGCTGCTGGCAGGGTTTGGCATGTTCCATTGGTCGATCGCGGTCGCCTGCGTCATGATCACGGTCGGGGCGATGCTTGCCGCCAAGGATATGCTTTTCAAGCCACGGCGGACGGCACGTCAGGCAGAACCGAAATTCGAGCGCGGACGCTAA